The DNA sequence TTTTCGATTGCGACGGCACTCTGGTCGATAGCCAGCACAGCATCTGTGCCGCGATGACGCTGGCCTTTGAAGGCGAGAAGCTGACAGCGCCCGACCGCACAAGCATCCTGTCCGTGGTAGGTCTGTCACTGCCGCTGGCGATCGCGCGGCTGCTGCCGGAAGCGGAGGCCGATTTCCACGACCATCTGTCGGAAAGCTACAAGCGCGCTTTCCAGCAGATGCGCCGCGATAATGCGGTGTCGGAGCCGCTGTATCCGGGGATAGCCGCGTTGATCCGGGAACTGGATGCCGACGGATGGCTGCTGGGCGTGGCGACGGGCAAGTCGGATCGGGGGCTGAACCTCTGCATGGCGCATCATGGCATCGACGCGCATTTCGTAACGCTTCAGACCGCGGACCGGCATCCGTCCAAGCCGCATCCGTCCATGCTGCTGACCGCCATGGCGGAAGCGGGCGCGAGTCCGGAAACGACGGTGATGATCGGCGACACCAGCTATGACATCGACATGGCGCTGAGCGCGGGAGCGAGGGCGTTGGGGGTCGGCTGGGGCTATCATCTGCCCGCCGATCTCATCGCGGCTGGCGCGCATGCCGTGGCGATGGACAGCGATGAACTCAGGAACCATATCCGCGCAGCATGACCGATTTTCCTCCCCCTCCCGTCGA is a window from the Sphingobium sp. Cam5-1 genome containing:
- a CDS encoding HAD-IA family hydrolase, producing the protein MSNRLAVFDCDGTLVDSQHSICAAMTLAFEGEKLTAPDRTSILSVVGLSLPLAIARLLPEAEADFHDHLSESYKRAFQQMRRDNAVSEPLYPGIAALIRELDADGWLLGVATGKSDRGLNLCMAHHGIDAHFVTLQTADRHPSKPHPSMLLTAMAEAGASPETTVMIGDTSYDIDMALSAGARALGVGWGYHLPADLIAAGAHAVAMDSDELRNHIRAA